One Tolypothrix bouteillei VB521301 DNA window includes the following coding sequences:
- a CDS encoding HlyD family secretion protein yields MLYTHTQKFLPSSYYDEFLPPVSRWTSLAGISLMGTVGTAIALSSYIKYNVTVKTGATVRPTGDIRLVQPEIEGTIKSIFVKENQTVKQGDIIARLDDLEIHIKNNQLQANLQENKLQLIQIDAQVNALDNQIEAEKKVIEWTVASAKAELTRSQREYNDQQVKTQSEWQASQANLQKSEANLQKAKADLDFAQLDRDRYQQLAEIGAVSKREFEQRKLAVEQAKAVVDSEQRAIDIAKANLQSARAAINPSAAIVAIAKQKIAQETVRGKSTIAAFLREKNALIQKRIEMNNQIKQAKKELEKNQLQLQNTLIRATSDGTILKLNLRNPGQVVRPSESVAEIVPHNTPLVIKAIIPASDIKNVEVGQNVQLRVDACPYPDYGTLHGVVTAVSPDAIVPQNNNSSTSSPAATTPITSYFEATIKPKTISFGNNNHHCSIQAGMDAKADIISKEETALEFMLRKARLITDI; encoded by the coding sequence ATGCTCTATACCCACACTCAAAAATTTCTTCCCTCTTCTTACTACGATGAGTTTCTACCTCCAGTGAGTCGTTGGACTTCTTTAGCTGGAATATCTTTAATGGGGACTGTGGGTACTGCGATCGCTCTCTCCTCATATATCAAATACAATGTTACTGTAAAAACTGGGGCTACTGTACGTCCTACAGGTGATATTCGTTTAGTACAACCAGAAATAGAAGGTACTATTAAAAGTATTTTTGTTAAAGAAAATCAAACAGTCAAACAAGGTGACATTATTGCTCGACTTGACGATCTAGAAATACATATTAAAAACAATCAATTGCAAGCAAATTTACAAGAGAACAAATTACAATTGATTCAAATTGATGCTCAAGTCAATGCTTTGGATAATCAAATAGAAGCTGAGAAAAAAGTGATAGAATGGACAGTGGCTTCTGCAAAAGCTGAGTTAACACGCAGTCAAAGGGAGTATAACGACCAACAAGTTAAAACCCAAAGTGAATGGCAAGCATCGCAAGCCAACCTCCAAAAATCAGAAGCAAATTTACAAAAAGCTAAAGCCGATTTAGATTTTGCTCAATTGGATCGCGATCGCTATCAGCAACTTGCAGAAATTGGAGCCGTCAGCAAGCGAGAATTCGAGCAAAGAAAATTAGCTGTCGAACAAGCAAAAGCCGTCGTTGATTCCGAACAGAGAGCGATTGATATTGCTAAAGCTAACCTACAATCCGCTCGAGCTGCAATTAATCCTAGTGCAGCGATCGTAGCAATAGCCAAACAGAAAATCGCTCAAGAAACAGTCAGAGGAAAATCAACTATTGCAGCATTTCTTCGCGAAAAAAATGCTTTGATTCAAAAAAGAATTGAGATGAACAATCAAATAAAACAAGCAAAGAAAGAACTCGAAAAAAACCAGCTTCAACTTCAAAATACCTTAATTCGTGCTACCAGTGACGGTACTATCCTTAAGTTAAATCTACGAAATCCCGGTCAAGTTGTACGTCCCTCAGAATCTGTTGCTGAAATCGTACCTCACAATACCCCTCTAGTCATAAAAGCAATAATTCCTGCGTCTGATATCAAAAATGTTGAAGTTGGTCAAAATGTTCAGTTGCGAGTTGATGCTTGTCCCTATCCCGATTACGGGACTCTCCATGGGGTTGTCACGGCTGTTTCACCAGACGCCATAGTTCCTCAAAATAACAATTCCTCCACTTCCTCCCCTGCTGCTACAACTCCTATAACCAGTTATTTTGAAGCAACAATCAAACCAAAAACTATCTCTTTTGGAAATAACAATCATCATTGCTCAATTCAAGCTGGAATGGATGCAAAAGCTGACATTATTTCTAAAGAAGAAACTGCACTAGAATTTATGTTGAGAAAAGCCAGATTAATAACAGATATTTAA
- a CDS encoding response regulator transcription factor has product MTQVTSDKALINILVIDDHESVLSGTIDILQKQYPEAKFSTSLTSKNALDRVRILNPDLVVMDLSIPDSPGMSPRPETGVQLLKTLMKEFPNLNLVVQSAHARTLVRIRPDIDTHKGGFTVADKSLSSKEMLIRVDWALQGLTHTKDIKGIHAGLEIKPEWLKVLSLAFEQGLQDKAIAEQMCVSERMVRHYWNKLQDALNVYPEEGKNIRIQTEMRAREEGLID; this is encoded by the coding sequence ATGACACAAGTAACATCAGATAAAGCTTTGATAAATATTTTGGTTATTGATGACCACGAATCAGTTTTAAGCGGAACTATAGATATATTACAAAAACAATATCCAGAGGCTAAATTTAGTACTTCTCTCACGTCTAAAAACGCTCTCGATCGAGTGAGAATATTAAACCCAGATCTTGTGGTTATGGATTTATCTATTCCTGATAGCCCAGGGATGTCACCACGCCCCGAGACGGGTGTTCAACTTCTAAAAACTTTGATGAAAGAATTCCCCAATTTAAATCTTGTTGTCCAAAGCGCTCATGCTAGAACACTCGTAAGAATCAGACCTGACATTGATACTCATAAAGGGGGATTTACTGTGGCTGATAAAAGTCTTTCTAGCAAAGAAATGTTAATTAGAGTTGATTGGGCTTTACAGGGGTTAACTCATACAAAAGATATTAAAGGAATTCATGCTGGGTTGGAGATTAAACCTGAGTGGTTGAAAGTCCTAAGTTTGGCTTTTGAGCAAGGATTACAAGATAAAGCGATCGCCGAACAAATGTGCGTATCAGAACGCATGGTGCGACATTACTGGAATAAGCTACAAGATGCTTTAAATGTTTATCCTGAAGAGGGAAAAAATATTCGGATTCAAACGGAGATGAGAGCTAGAGAAGAAGGATTAATCGATTAG
- a CDS encoding CHASE2 domain-containing protein: MPPEFWKRIEEEITIWRVGALPGILVIGLVIATRLVGSMQSLEWLVFDNFLRLRPQEPVDERIIIIGINEEDIRSLGTYPIPDKDIASLLRKLHSLNPRAIGLDLFRDLPVEPGHGKLSVAFQELKNVIAIEKVLPERVPPPIELPEEQVGFADQIIDTDGKLRRSLLATPTIKGYKLSLSLKLATAYLNQDGFYLENGIDDENTVRFDKTEIPRFLSNSGGYIQADDGGVQVLLNFRSGEKRFRTLSLQDIKTGNFKPEWLRDRIVIIGVVASSVKDWLTTSAIASTKPAPGRIYGVELLAHTTSQIISSVLDRRALLQTWSEGQEYLWIVCWGLLGILFARLTKLPFINLLAVVFASLHLVFASYILLIVWGFWVPIVPTILVLVLNGVGMTALYQYDQALRTRINAHLTLIERTFETIHNGPLQTLAKTLKLIGDRDLPPNELVFQIETELEKLNYELRGIYEFLQQEPITQDSCLYLKKGLLLNLQEPIHEVLYQVYSSTLERDFPCFKTLRVKIRSFDPISDRCLSIEQKLGLCRFLEEALCNVGKHARGVTRLEVTCTSHEGWCTLSIVDNGLGINSSKEGRGTQQFRNLAKQLKGKYRRCPCFPKGTLCELSWPVTKFCCW, from the coding sequence ATGCCGCCAGAATTTTGGAAAAGGATCGAAGAAGAAATTACCATTTGGCGTGTAGGTGCATTACCAGGAATTTTAGTGATTGGACTGGTAATCGCTACCCGTCTCGTCGGTTCCATGCAATCTTTAGAATGGTTGGTTTTTGATAATTTCCTTCGTCTGCGTCCTCAAGAACCTGTTGATGAACGCATTATTATTATAGGTATTAACGAAGAAGATATTCGTAGTCTGGGAACTTATCCCATACCAGATAAAGATATTGCTAGTTTGTTAAGAAAATTGCATTCTTTGAATCCTCGAGCAATTGGTCTCGATCTCTTTAGAGATCTTCCTGTAGAACCCGGTCATGGCAAACTGAGCGTAGCATTTCAAGAGCTTAAAAATGTCATTGCTATAGAGAAAGTTTTACCAGAACGAGTCCCTCCACCAATAGAATTACCTGAAGAACAAGTGGGTTTTGCCGATCAAATTATTGATACTGATGGAAAGTTGAGACGCAGCTTGCTAGCAACACCTACAATTAAAGGCTATAAGTTATCGTTATCTTTAAAATTGGCAACAGCTTATTTAAATCAAGATGGCTTCTATCTAGAAAATGGTATTGATGATGAAAATACCGTAAGATTTGATAAGACCGAAATACCTAGGTTTTTATCTAACTCCGGAGGCTATATTCAAGCTGACGATGGTGGGGTGCAAGTATTACTGAATTTTCGGAGTGGTGAAAAACGATTTAGAACTTTATCACTTCAGGATATTAAAACAGGAAATTTTAAGCCAGAATGGCTACGCGATCGCATTGTTATTATTGGTGTCGTTGCTTCTAGCGTCAAAGATTGGTTAACAACTTCCGCTATTGCATCAACAAAACCTGCACCAGGACGAATCTATGGAGTGGAGCTTCTCGCACACACGACTTCTCAAATTATCAGTTCCGTGCTTGACAGAAGAGCGCTTTTACAAACATGGTCTGAAGGACAAGAATATCTGTGGATTGTGTGTTGGGGTTTGTTGGGAATTCTTTTTGCTAGACTGACAAAATTGCCTTTCATCAATCTTCTAGCTGTTGTCTTTGCAAGTCTTCATCTTGTTTTTGCTAGTTATATACTCCTGATCGTATGGGGTTTTTGGGTTCCGATAGTACCGACAATACTTGTTTTGGTTTTGAATGGTGTGGGTATGACAGCCTTATATCAGTATGACCAAGCTCTACGCACTAGAATAAATGCTCATCTCACTCTGATTGAACGGACGTTTGAAACAATCCATAACGGACCATTACAAACTTTAGCAAAAACTTTAAAGTTGATCGGAGACAGAGACTTACCACCAAACGAATTAGTTTTCCAAATAGAAACCGAACTGGAAAAGTTAAATTACGAGCTAAGAGGCATTTATGAATTTTTACAACAAGAACCTATAACTCAAGATAGTTGTCTTTATTTAAAAAAAGGATTATTGCTGAATTTACAAGAACCAATTCACGAAGTTTTGTATCAAGTTTATAGCTCTACTTTAGAACGAGATTTTCCCTGTTTTAAAACACTTAGAGTGAAAATCAGGAGTTTTGACCCTATCAGCGATCGCTGCTTAAGTATAGAGCAAAAGTTAGGACTTTGCCGCTTCTTAGAAGAAGCATTATGCAACGTTGGCAAACACGCTAGAGGTGTTACCCGTCTTGAGGTTACTTGTACTAGCCACGAAGGTTGGTGTACTTTAAGTATCGTGGATAATGGCTTGGGAATTAACTCATCTAAAGAGGGTCGGGGAACTCAGCAGTTTAGAAACTTGGCTAAACAATTAAAAGGGAAATATCGACGTTGTCCTTGTTTTCCAAAAGGAACTCTTTGCGAGTTATCTTGGCCTGTAACAAAGTTTTGCTGCTGGTAG